The genomic window TCAGGCCGGCCAAGCCGGAAGATCAGAAACATTTCCACGGTCCACACGCCAACGCCACGCACCGACACGAGGCGTTTGACAAGTTCTTCGTCAGTGAGCTTATGCGCTTCGTCGAGAGTTGGAACAACGCCGTCGATAGTTTTCTGCGCGAGGTCCCTCATTGCCGCAATTTTTGCGCCCGAAAGGCCGGCTTTTCGGAGCGCAGGCTTGCGCAGCTTGAGCATTTCGTGCGGCGTGGGAATGCGGCCGTTCGATCCAAGCGCTTTAACGCGTCCGAAGATGGTGGCGGCCGCTTTTCCGGAAATGGATTGGTGCGTTACGGCTTCGACCAGAACCTCGTAGGGGGACTCGGCAGCGCCTTTCTCCACGCGGAATTCCCGCGTTTCCTTGATCAGCGGCGCGAGACGTTCGTCCTTCGCTGCCAA from Terriglobales bacterium includes these protein-coding regions:
- a CDS encoding DNA-3-methyladenine glycosylase 2 family protein, which translates into the protein MVATEYELPPFDLRVAMDTLAAKDERLAPLIKETREFRVEKGAAESPYEVLVEAVTHQSISGKAAATIFGRVKALGSNGRIPTPHEMLKLRKPALRKAGLSGAKIAAMRDLAQKTIDGVVPTLDEAHKLTDEELVKRLVSVRGVGVWTVEMFLIFRLGRPDILPVHDLGVRKGWAVTYGKKHMPKPKELLKFGERWRPYRTVASWYMWRACQRAGHAALRKIRPPKVRKRPKASARGRGK